One Anaerolineales bacterium DNA segment encodes these proteins:
- the cysK gene encoding cysteine synthase A — METHSVLDLIGNTPLVRLSGEKIFAKAEFLNPGGSIKDRVALAMIEGAERAGRLQAGSIIVEPTSGNTGIGIALIGQVKGYRVRIVMPEDMSEERKKLIRALGAELVLTPPREGIRGAVECVRRMAAEDPKVFVPQQFENPDNPRVHYEATARELWRQTAGDLACFVAGVGSGGTLQGVGKYLKEQNPKIKVVAVEPQNVSAILGHEPGLHQIQGIGDGFVPAILDLALVDEVVEVSDDDAISATRRLGRENGLLVGISSGANVWAARQLAARVPGNVATVLPDRAERYFSTSLL, encoded by the coding sequence ATGGAGACCCATTCCGTCCTGGACCTGATCGGCAATACGCCGCTGGTCCGTCTAAGCGGCGAAAAGATCTTCGCCAAGGCCGAATTCCTCAATCCAGGGGGAAGCATCAAGGACCGCGTGGCGCTGGCGATGATCGAGGGCGCGGAGCGCGCCGGACGCCTGCAAGCCGGTTCCATCATCGTCGAACCGACGTCGGGCAACACCGGAATCGGGATCGCGTTGATCGGCCAAGTGAAGGGCTACCGGGTGCGGATTGTGATGCCGGAAGACATGAGCGAGGAGCGCAAGAAGCTGATCCGCGCCCTGGGAGCCGAATTGGTCCTCACGCCCCCGCGCGAAGGAATCCGCGGGGCGGTGGAATGCGTGCGCCGAATGGCGGCCGAGGACCCGAAGGTTTTTGTGCCCCAGCAGTTCGAAAATCCCGACAACCCGCGCGTCCATTACGAGGCCACGGCGCGCGAACTCTGGCGGCAAACCGCGGGCGATCTGGCCTGTTTCGTGGCCGGGGTGGGAAGCGGCGGTACGCTGCAAGGCGTGGGAAAATACCTGAAAGAGCAAAATCCGAAAATCAAGGTGGTAGCGGTCGAGCCCCAGAACGTCTCCGCGATCCTCGGGCACGAGCCGGGCCTGCACCAGATCCAAGGGATCGGCGACGGTTTTGTGCCGGCAATCCTCGATCTGGCTTTGGTCGATGAGGTGGTGGAGGTTTCCGACGACGACGCCATTTCCGCCACCCGGCGGCTGGGCAGGGAGAACGGCCTGCTGGTGGGGATCAGCTCGGGGGCCAACGTCTGGGCCGCGCGGCAGTTGGCCGCCCGCGTCCCGGGCAACGTCGCCACCGTTCTGCCGGACCGGGCGGAGCGGTACTTCAGCACTTCCCTGCTCTAG